The nucleotide window GCGCCGCCAGCGCCCGCCGGGCGGCGGACTCGTCGGCGACCGTCGTCACCTCGACCGCGAGCCGGCCGGCACCCAGGAACGACGCTGCCCGGACGAACTCTCGGAGCCGGTCCGTCTCCCGCTGGGCCGGCAGCGTGCCGGTCTCCTCGAAGCTCGCCTCCGCCCGCAGCGTCGCCGGCTGGGAGCCCGAGGCCGCGAGTTCCGTCTTCAGCTCCCGGAGGTACTCCGGGGCCGTCGACTCCAGCGTCGCTGCCGTCAGCTCCACCGACTCCACGTCTGCCGGCCGACTCGCCGCCACCGCCCGGTCCACGTCGGACCGCACCGCGCCCGTGCTCGTACTCATGCTACCCACACATACAAACTGGTAATACAAAAACCTTCTTCAATGCATAGCAGTAATCTCTGTTGCCCCGGACCCATCGTTGCCTAGCGGAGGACACGAAACCACGAGGTGGTACGACGGACCGGGAGAACCCGCAGAAAACGGGCAGTAACGCCACAATTAAACCGAAAATCGGTTCGTTATCGTATCTAATACTAACGGAGCGTGGCCGGGGGAGACGACGGGGAATCGCAAGACGACGGCCGTCTCTCTCGGGTGACCCCGCCGAATGGCCGACAGGCTTATATATGGGCGTGTCCAGAAACCTTAATAATGGAAGGCCCGAGCCGACAGCGGACGCGAGAGGCCGAGACGGAAGAAGAGGAGTCCGACGAGGCCGTCGAGTGCCCGGAGTGTGGGTCGGACGACGTGGTCATGGACGCAGACCAAGGGGAGCTAGTCTGTGACGACTGCGGGCTGGTGTTGGACGAACGGCAGATCGACCGCGGGCCGGAGTGGCGGGCGTTCAACCACTCCGAGCGGCAGTCGAAGTCTCGGGTCGGAGCGCCGGTGACGGAGACGATGCACGACAAGGGGCTGACGACCACCATCGACTGGAAGGACAAAGACGCCTACGGGCGGTCGCTCTCCTCCGAGAAACGCTCCCAGATGCACCGTCTCCGGAAGTGGCAGGAACGCATTCGGACGAAGGACGCCGGCGAACGCAACCTCCAGTTCGCACTGTCGGAGGTCGACCGGATGGCCTCCGCGCTCGGCGTCCCCCGGTCCGTCCGCGAGGTCGCCTCGGTGATCTACCGTCGAGCGCTCAAGGAGGACCTCATCCGCGGTCGCTCCATCGAGGGTGTCGCCACCGCGGCGCTGTACGCCGCCTGCCGACAGGAGGGTATCCCCCGCTCGCTCGACGAGGTGGCGGAGGTATCACGCGTCGAACAGAAGGAGATCGGCCGAACGTACCGGTACATCTCCCAGGAACTGGGCTTGGAGCTGAAGCCGGTCGACCCCAAGCAGTTCGTCCCACGGTTCGCCTCCGCGCTCGGACTCTCCGAGGAGACACAGGCGAAGGCAACGGAGATCATCGACGTGTCCGCAGAGCAGGGCCTGCTGTCCGGGAAGTCACCCACCGGCTTCGCGGCCGCGGCCATCTACGCCGCGTCGCTGCTGTGCAACGAGAAGAAGACCCAACGCGAGGTCGCCGAGGTAGCCCAGGTGACGGAAGTCACCATCCGAAACCGGTACCAGGAGCAGATCGAGGCGATGGGGTTCCGTTAGCGCCTGACGAACACGGTCACTTTTCTGGAGTGGAGCCCCAGTCGGAGCTCCCGTCGCTCGTAGTCGCCCGACAGCCGATTGCGGACGGCGCCGGCGTACCGCGGTGTCGTCACCACGACCGGGACGGTCCCGGCGTCGCGTGGCACGTACGAGACGTTGAACGCGGAGCCCGTCTCGGCGTCTGCCCGTTCGAAGTACCACTGGAGCGGGAGTCGGTTCCCCCACCGTATCCGGTCGAACCCGGTGATCGGCGGCCGGTCGTACTCCTCGCGGGTGTCGAACCGTGGGGCGACGTACAACACGTCCAGCCCGGTGTCGTTCTCCGTCGCCCGCTCGACGGCCGGCAGCAGTTCCCCGGGGTCGTCTGCCGGCTGGGCGTACTGTGCGAACGGCGAGCCGCGCTCCGGCGCGGCGTAGGCCCCGGCGACGGGCGCCCCGCCGGCCGCGACGGCCGCGAGCACGACCGCCGTCGCCAGCGCCACCCGGGCGGGTGTGTCCCCGCTCGTCCGCCGACGCAGGAGGCTCCAGCCCCGCGCGACGCCGACGGCCGCCGGCAGCGCGGCCAACGGCAGCAGGTGGACGATCACCCAGGGGTGTGGCTCGGGGGCGGCGATCGCCAGGACGAACACACCCCACAGCGTCGCGTAGCCGCCGAACGCGACGAGCGACCGGCTGTCCGCGCGGTAGCGCTCCGAGAAGAACCCGACGAGTCCGGCCACGAGCGTCGCCGGAGCGACGCGCACGGCCGTCTCCACGAGCGGGAACGCGTACTCCAGCAGCCCGTGGCGCCCGGCGGTGCGGGGTTGGAGTCGGTAGACGACACGGTAGCTCCAGAACTCCCGGAGCGCGCCCTCAAAGGCGGCGTCCGCGACCGCGAACACCCGGGTCGGGTCGTACAGCCCGGGCGCCAACCCGGGTGTCCGCGGCGCGAACAGAAAGAACCACACGCCCAAGAAGACGAACGTGGCGCGCGCCAGCGGGGTGGCGTGGGGCGCCAGCCGTTCGTGCGGCGCCGGTCGGTCGTCGCCGCCGAGCAACGCCGCTCGGGCACGCCCCGGCACGCCACGGATCCGCGCCTCGTCGACGGTGAACAGGGCGGCGACGAGCCAGACGATCGGGTAGGCGAACGCGAACCCGGAGGCGCCCACGGCAGCCGCCAGCGCTCCCGCGGCGACGTACAGACCACGGCGGTCGCCGTGGTGGCGGTACCGGGTCACGCCGCCGAGCACGGCCAGTCCGAAGACGGCCGCCGGCACGTCACCTCGGAGGAACCGGGAGTAGTAGAGTCCCAGCGGCTGGACGGCGAGTAGCCCGGCCAGCGCGACCGTCTCGCGGTCGTCGAACGGGCCACGGAACGACAGCGCCACCAGCGGAGCGAGTCCGCCGACGAGCGCCACCGGCGCCCGGGCGACGGCGTCGGAGACGCCCGCCAGCTCGAACGCCCACCGGGCGGCGACGTAGACGAACGGGCCGCCCGCGACGGGTCGGTAGTCGTACGCTCCGGTCTCGAAGAATCGCAGCGCCCAGTAGCCGACCCGCCCCTCCGACCAGTGGAACGGGCGACCACCGAGCGCGACGAACCGCGCGACGAGCGCCAGGAGTGTCACCCCGAAGACGGCGACGACGACGCGGTCGCGTCGCTGTGACATACCCTGGCGTGTCGTGGCCGCGAGTATGTGTCTTCCGGGTTCGTCACGGGCGAGGACGGGCCGACGGTCGGCTTCCGAACCCTCTTGAAGTCGGCTCCCGAGAGGCACGACGTGACAGCGTTCACACTCCCATCACCCGGACTGGGAACGTCCGGCAACGACGAGTTCGAGCGGTGTGCCGAGACGGTTGCGACGGCGCTCGACGCCGGCTACCGCCACGTCGACACGGCACAGATGTACGACAACGAGGCGGCCGTCGGTGCCGGGATCGAGCGTGCGGACGTTCCGCGCGAGGAGGTGGTCGTCGCCACGAAGATCCACCCGGACAACCTCTCGTACGAGGCGACGAGACGCACCGCGCGGGAGTCGTTGGACCGACTCGGGCTCGACCGCGTCGACCTCCTGTACGTCCACTGGCCCATCTCCGCGTACGACCCCGCGGAGACGCTCCCGGCGTTCCAGGAGCTGGTAGACGAGGGGGTGACGGACCACGTCGCCGTCTCCAACTTCGATCGGGAGCTGTTCGAGACTGCCGCCGACCGGCTGGACGCCCCGATCGTCGCCAATCAGGTGGAGTGTCACCCGTTGCTCCCACAGGACGACCTCCGGGCGCTGGCCCGCGACCACGGTCACCACCTCGTCGCCTACTCCCCGTTGGCGGGCGGAGAGATCCTGGACGATCCGTTGCTGTCGGAGATTGCGACCGAACACGACACGACGACCGCCGCCGTCTGTCTCGCCTGGGCGGCGTCGAAAGACAGCGTCGTACCGATCCCGAAGGGGGAGGGTGACCACGTCCGTGCCAACTACGAAGCCCGAAGCCTGGAGCTGTCCGACGACGCGCTCGCCCGGATCGACGGCTACGACGAACGGCTGCGGGTGGTCGATCCGGCGCCGGCGCCGTGGAACGAGTAGACGCGACTGTTGGAGGCCGTTCTCTACCAGAACAATATTACTCAACTACAACTATCGCGTTACGTGGGGGTCCTCTCGGCGGTCGAGTCTCGGTGTCGGTCGTGGTGATACGCCACTGGACGGCGTCCTCGCTCGGCGAACTGTCGGTGCTGCCGACGCTGTCAGCGGGACAGCGTCGCTGAGAGTCGACACGAACGAGATCAGCCCTTCGACGGTCCGCTCCGTGGAACTGTCTTCGTACACCCGCTCGACACCCGCGCCGGCGACGGACACGGCGCGGACGCCGTCTCACCGCATTTCAAGACACGACCCGCCGTAGCGTCGCGCGTGACGGACGACGCAGACGCGGACCCAGAGACGGACGCACCAGACGGAGACACCCCCGAGCCGACGCTGAACCCGGACGCCCAACGGCGATTCCCGGTGCCGGAGTTCGAGTCGCTGCCGGCGGACCTGCAGGAACGGATCGCCGAGGAGACCGAAGACGCGGGGTTCACCCCGAACGTGTTCGCGGCGTTGGCGTACCGTCCGGCGCAGTTCCGGGCGTTCGTCGCCTACCACGACGCGCTCGTGGAGGAGACGGCGTTGGACCGCGAAGAGGTGGAGATGATCGTGGTGACGGTGTCGGGACGCAACCACTGTTACTACTGTAACGTCGCACACGGCGCACTGCTCCGGATCTACGCGCGTGACCCACACCTCGCCGACCAACTCGTCGCCAACTACCGACAGGCGGACGTGAGCGACGAGCGACTCCTGATGCTGGACGTGGCGGTGACGCTGACGGAGAACCCGGACGAGGTGACGGCGGCGGATCTGGACCGGTTGGCGGAGGCGGGGTACAGCCGGTCGGAGATCTGGGACGTCGGGGCGATCACGGCGTTCTTCAATCTCTCCAACCGAATGGCGATCTTCGCCGACTGGCGCCCCAACGCGGAGTTCCACGAGATGGGGCGGTAGCGCGGGCGTCGGACGACTGTCGGACTCTCCGGAAAGTATTTGCGTCGGACGGGGTGAGGTACCCACGATGGATAGT belongs to Halobaculum sp. MBLA0143 and includes:
- a CDS encoding flippase activity-associated protein Agl23 — protein: MSQRRDRVVVAVFGVTLLALVARFVALGGRPFHWSEGRVGYWALRFFETGAYDYRPVAGGPFVYVAARWAFELAGVSDAVARAPVALVGGLAPLVALSFRGPFDDRETVALAGLLAVQPLGLYYSRFLRGDVPAAVFGLAVLGGVTRYRHHGDRRGLYVAAGALAAAVGASGFAFAYPIVWLVAALFTVDEARIRGVPGRARAALLGGDDRPAPHERLAPHATPLARATFVFLGVWFFLFAPRTPGLAPGLYDPTRVFAVADAAFEGALREFWSYRVVYRLQPRTAGRHGLLEYAFPLVETAVRVAPATLVAGLVGFFSERYRADSRSLVAFGGYATLWGVFVLAIAAPEPHPWVIVHLLPLAALPAAVGVARGWSLLRRRTSGDTPARVALATAVVLAAVAAGGAPVAGAYAAPERGSPFAQYAQPADDPGELLPAVERATENDTGLDVLYVAPRFDTREEYDRPPITGFDRIRWGNRLPLQWYFERADAETGSAFNVSYVPRDAGTVPVVVTTPRYAGAVRNRLSGDYERRELRLGLHSRKVTVFVRR
- a CDS encoding peroxidase-related enzyme (This protein belongs to a clade of uncharacterized proteins related to peroxidases such as the alkylhydroperoxidase AhpD.); this encodes MTDDADADPETDAPDGDTPEPTLNPDAQRRFPVPEFESLPADLQERIAEETEDAGFTPNVFAALAYRPAQFRAFVAYHDALVEETALDREEVEMIVVTVSGRNHCYYCNVAHGALLRIYARDPHLADQLVANYRQADVSDERLLMLDVAVTLTENPDEVTAADLDRLAEAGYSRSEIWDVGAITAFFNLSNRMAIFADWRPNAEFHEMGR
- a CDS encoding transcription initiation factor IIB family protein — encoded protein: MEGPSRQRTREAETEEEESDEAVECPECGSDDVVMDADQGELVCDDCGLVLDERQIDRGPEWRAFNHSERQSKSRVGAPVTETMHDKGLTTTIDWKDKDAYGRSLSSEKRSQMHRLRKWQERIRTKDAGERNLQFALSEVDRMASALGVPRSVREVASVIYRRALKEDLIRGRSIEGVATAALYAACRQEGIPRSLDEVAEVSRVEQKEIGRTYRYISQELGLELKPVDPKQFVPRFASALGLSEETQAKATEIIDVSAEQGLLSGKSPTGFAAAAIYAASLLCNEKKTQREVAEVAQVTEVTIRNRYQEQIEAMGFR
- a CDS encoding aldo/keto reductase, whose product is MTAFTLPSPGLGTSGNDEFERCAETVATALDAGYRHVDTAQMYDNEAAVGAGIERADVPREEVVVATKIHPDNLSYEATRRTARESLDRLGLDRVDLLYVHWPISAYDPAETLPAFQELVDEGVTDHVAVSNFDRELFETAADRLDAPIVANQVECHPLLPQDDLRALARDHGHHLVAYSPLAGGEILDDPLLSEIATEHDTTTAAVCLAWAASKDSVVPIPKGEGDHVRANYEARSLELSDDALARIDGYDERLRVVDPAPAPWNE